A stretch of the Streptosporangium sp. NBC_01755 genome encodes the following:
- a CDS encoding MFS transporter — MSFISDLRVVLEGRDFRRLYGTRLVSQFSDGIFQFAVAGFAFFSPEKSTSAVEIAAGLAVLLLPYSILGPFAGVFIDRWSRRQILVIAPLVRGLLLLATAALVAADAPDAIFYAAALGVLGVNRFFLAALGASLPHVVPADRLMVANAVTPTSGTVLTFVGVGAGYLLRAIFGSDHRGTAVLLVVSGLIFGLSALIARTMDRRLLGPAYDPDRPQARKAVRHVLSGLIDGARYLVRHRAAAAAMGAMTTHRFVYGMCTAMLVMLSRYYFAENAEDALNAVSVVVATSGLGYFLAILVTPWATERFGIERWVPAMLVTAGVLTFALCAPFQQWGFAAAGLVLGIAGQSIKICADTAVQRDVEDAYLGRAFSIYDMLFNGGYVLAAALAAALLPPNGRSTLVLVVIAAGYLAGAVAYRVVTPARVIEPLPSSPS; from the coding sequence GTGTCTTTCATATCCGACCTACGCGTGGTCCTGGAAGGTCGAGACTTCCGGAGGCTGTACGGGACTCGTCTCGTCTCGCAGTTCTCCGACGGGATCTTCCAGTTCGCCGTGGCCGGATTCGCGTTCTTCAGCCCGGAGAAGAGCACGAGCGCGGTGGAGATCGCCGCCGGCCTGGCCGTGCTGCTGCTGCCGTACTCGATCCTGGGCCCCTTCGCCGGGGTGTTCATCGACCGCTGGTCACGGCGGCAGATCCTGGTCATCGCGCCGCTGGTCCGCGGGCTGCTGCTGCTCGCGACCGCGGCGCTCGTCGCCGCGGACGCCCCTGACGCGATCTTCTACGCCGCCGCACTCGGCGTGCTCGGGGTGAACCGGTTCTTCCTGGCCGCTCTGGGGGCCTCGCTGCCGCACGTCGTACCGGCCGACCGGCTGATGGTGGCCAACGCGGTCACCCCGACCTCGGGAACCGTGCTCACCTTCGTGGGCGTGGGCGCCGGCTACCTCCTCCGGGCGATCTTCGGCTCCGACCACCGGGGCACAGCGGTGCTGCTGGTCGTCTCCGGCCTCATCTTCGGGCTCAGCGCGCTCATCGCCAGGACCATGGACAGACGGCTGCTCGGCCCCGCCTACGACCCCGACCGGCCACAGGCCCGCAAGGCGGTGCGCCACGTGCTGAGCGGCCTGATCGACGGCGCGCGGTACCTCGTCCGCCACCGGGCCGCCGCCGCGGCGATGGGCGCGATGACCACCCACCGTTTCGTGTACGGCATGTGCACGGCGATGCTCGTGATGCTGTCGCGCTACTACTTCGCCGAGAACGCCGAGGACGCGCTGAACGCGGTCTCCGTCGTGGTCGCCACCTCCGGGCTCGGCTACTTCCTGGCCATCCTGGTCACGCCCTGGGCCACCGAGCGCTTCGGCATCGAGCGGTGGGTCCCGGCCATGCTGGTCACCGCCGGAGTGCTGACGTTCGCACTCTGCGCGCCGTTCCAGCAGTGGGGGTTCGCGGCCGCGGGCCTCGTGCTCGGCATCGCCGGGCAGAGCATCAAGATCTGCGCCGACACCGCGGTCCAGCGGGACGTCGAGGACGCCTACCTGGGCCGGGCCTTCTCCATCTACGACATGCTCTTCAACGGCGGCTACGTGCTGGCCGCCGCCCTGGCGGCGGCGCTGCTCCCGCCGAACGGCAGATCGACGCTCGTGCTGGTGGTCATCGCCGCCGGATATCTCGCGGGCGCGGTGGCATACCGGGTCGTCACGCCTGCCCGAGTGATCGAGCCGCTGCCGTCATCGCCGTCGTGA
- a CDS encoding adenosylmethionine--8-amino-7-oxononanoate transaminase, translated as MIPHGRVAALDREHVWHPYAALPQPVAPHVVSRADGVRLTLADGRELIDGMSSWWAAIHGYNHPGLNRALREQLDDMAHVMFGGLTHEPAVRLARRLAAMTGLPKVFLADSGSVAVEVAIKMAFQLTGRGRLLTVRGGYHGDTFGAMSVCDPVNGMHHLFSGVLPEHVFADRPPREYDEVYAARLADLIARHAHELAAIIVEPVVQGAGGMHFYHPAYLRLLRELADEHGVLLIADEIATGFGRTGELFGCDHAGIRPDIMCLGKALTGGYLSLAATLCTERVARGVGVLMHGPTFMGNPLAAAVANASLELLEERPWREEVRRIEAGLLTGLAGAAEAPGVREVRVLGAIGVIETREPVDVPVVQDVVMRHGVWLRPFGRLLYAMPPYAIGDDDLETVTTAMTAAARSLGQA; from the coding sequence GTGATCCCGCACGGCCGCGTCGCCGCACTCGACCGCGAGCACGTGTGGCACCCCTACGCGGCCTTGCCCCAGCCGGTGGCGCCGCACGTGGTCTCCCGCGCGGACGGGGTGCGGCTGACGCTCGCCGACGGGCGCGAGCTCATCGATGGCATGTCGTCGTGGTGGGCGGCCATCCACGGCTACAACCACCCCGGGCTCAACCGGGCGCTGAGAGAGCAGCTGGATGACATGGCGCACGTCATGTTCGGCGGGCTCACCCACGAGCCCGCCGTGCGGCTGGCCCGCAGGCTCGCCGCCATGACCGGTCTGCCGAAGGTGTTCCTCGCCGACTCGGGGTCGGTCGCCGTCGAGGTCGCGATCAAGATGGCGTTCCAGCTCACCGGCAGGGGGCGGCTGCTCACGGTCAGGGGCGGCTACCACGGCGACACCTTCGGGGCGATGTCGGTCTGCGACCCGGTCAACGGCATGCACCACCTGTTCTCCGGCGTGCTGCCCGAGCACGTGTTCGCCGACCGGCCGCCGCGCGAGTACGACGAGGTCTACGCGGCCCGGCTGGCGGACCTTATCGCCAGGCATGCCCACGAGCTGGCCGCGATCATCGTGGAGCCGGTGGTCCAGGGGGCGGGCGGCATGCACTTCTACCACCCGGCCTACCTGCGCCTGCTCCGTGAGCTGGCCGACGAGCACGGCGTCCTGCTGATCGCCGACGAGATCGCCACCGGATTCGGCAGGACCGGAGAGCTGTTCGGCTGCGACCACGCCGGGATCAGGCCCGACATCATGTGCCTGGGCAAGGCGTTGACCGGCGGTTACCTGTCGCTGGCCGCGACGCTGTGCACCGAGCGGGTGGCCCGGGGGGTCGGGGTGCTGATGCACGGGCCGACCTTCATGGGCAACCCGCTGGCCGCGGCGGTCGCGAACGCCTCCCTGGAGCTCCTGGAGGAACGCCCGTGGCGCGAGGAGGTCCGCCGGATCGAGGCCGGTCTTCTCACGGGCCTGGCGGGTGCCGCGGAGGCGCCGGGTGTGCGGGAGGTGCGGGTCCTCGGCGCGATCGGGGTGATCGAGACCCGCGAGCCCGTCGACGTCCCCGTCGTCCAGGACGTCGTCATGCGGCACGGCGTCTGGCTCCGCCCGTTCGGCCGCCTGCTCTACGCGATGCCGCCCTACGCGATCGGCGACGACGACCTGGAGACGGTCACGACGGCGATGACGGCAGCGGCTCGATCACTCGGGCAGGCGTGA